The sequence below is a genomic window from Nitrospiria bacterium.
GGACTTGTGACCCCGATCAATGGTTTAATTTAGGGGATGATCTGATCACCATCCAGAGAAAGTTGGACAACTGTCTTTGGGAGACGGGTTCCTTTCCGACAACCGCTCCACTCAACGCAGAGGTTACCGGCGTAGGGAATGCCATCCGAACCAACTGGATAGACCAAAGGATAGTAAAATATACAGCAAGCACCACACCCGACCGGCAAGCGTTCACCCAAAGCTGGTTAGCCCATTACGGGTTTGATCACTCCGATCCAATCGAAGAAGCTTTATACCTCAATGGAATGGTACTGGACCAAACCGATGTTGATCCCAACCCTTTAAACAATTTGACCGGAACCATGGATACCTATGATTCGACCTTCCGCTTGTTCCACACAAGCATCGGCAGGAAAAATTCAGCGGGACTCACCAATCCAACGGTTGATCCTTTTTGGAATGTTGATTCAACGGAGGGTTACGGTGTGGACATGAACACCCACGCGGATTCAGGGGTAGGTAAAGCAAACGGTTTTAAATTCCTTTATGTTCAAAATGTGGAAGGGTCTTCCGTCACATCCTGCTTGGGGTGCGGCCCGGGACATGATGTCAGCATTCCTGGGGAGGTCAATTTCGACCAAATCTTTCCTCTTATCCCTGCCATTCAAATCGGGAGCCATCCTCCTGCTTTTTCCGAGCAGTTTAATATTATTCCCGCGCCCTAAACAGAACACACACTATTTTTTAATCCACTACCTCGGTCCCCACCCCTTTATCGGTAAAAATTTCCAAAAGAAGGGCATGGGTCAAGCGCCCATCAATGATATGGGCTTTTTTCACCCCACCCTCAAGAGCAGTCAGGCAAGCCTCCACCTTGGGAAGCATTCCCTCCGAGATTACTCCTTTTTTAATAAATTGTCCGACCTCTTTTCTGGATAATGTGGAACGCAATTTTTTGCGCTCGTCCTGAATTCCTTTTACATCGGTCAGTACCAAAAATTTCTCGGCTTGGATGGCAGAAGCAATCGCCCCGGCAACCAAATCCGCATTAATATTATAACTTTCCCCCTTTTCACCAAAAGCAATTGGAGCAATCACTGGGATAAAACCGCTTTTGTGAAGGTCTTCTAACACTTTTGGATCCACGGCCTTAATCTGTCCCACCATTCCCATGGCGGGGTCCTTTGCCGATGCCTTTGCCAAGGGCTGAGCGGTAAATAATTTCCCATCTTTACCCGTTAACCCTACCGCTTTCCCCCCATGCCGGTTAACCAGAGAAACAATCTCTTTATTAATCACCCCCCCAAGAACCATCTCTACGATTTCCATGGTTTCTGAATCAGTGACCCGTACACCTTTTATAAAGCGAGGCTCTTTTCCTAACCGTTTCATCATTTGGTTAATTTGCGGCCCGCCTCCATGAACGATGACCGGATGAATTCCAACATATTTCATTAAAACCACATCTTCGGCGAACCGCTCTTTTAAGGTCACCTCTGTCATGGCCTTACCACCATATTTGATCACAAAGGTCTTCCCTGAAAAGGACCTTATATAGGGAAGGGCCTCAATTAAAACTTTTGCCTTTTCAATTAAATGTTCCAATGTTAAAGTGCATCCTGTTTAGAGTATGTATTTCCTTAAATCCTGGTCTTGGACGATATCGTTTAATTTTTCCTGAACGTATTTTGCATCCACCCTCCATTGTTTCTCTTCCAAATAGGGCGCTTCGAAGGAGAGCTCGTCCAGAATTTTTTCCATGATTGTAAATAGTCTTCGGGCACCAATATCTTCCATCCGCTCATTCACCAAGACCGCAATTTTGGCAATTTCTTCAATGGCATCTTCAGTAATTTCCAAGTGAATCCCTTCGGTTTCCATTAATCCAATATACTGTTTGATTAAGGCATTTTTCGGCTCCGTCAGTATTCGGATAAACTCCCCTTTTCCCAAAGATTTCAATTCTACTCTCAAAGGGAAACGTCCCTGAAGTTCTGGAATTAAATCTGAGGGTTTAGACACATGAAAGGCCCCTGCCGCAATAAAAAGGATATGGTCCGTTTTTACCAACCCATATTTGGTATTCACAGTTGACCCTTCCACGATGGGAAGGAGATCCCGTTGAACCCCCTCGCGGGAAATATCCGGTCCGGCCATTTTTTCCTTTCCCGCAATTTTATCGATTTCGTCAAGAAATATGATCCCATTCTGTTCTACCCGCCGTACGGCCTCTTTCACAACTTCATCCATATCAATTAATTTTTGGGCTTCCTCCTGAGTTAAAATTTTAATGGCTTCAGGAACTTTCACCCGTTGTTTTTTCTTTTTCCCTTGAAACAATCCGCCGAACATCTCCCGGAGGTTCATTTCGAGGTCTTCCATTCCGATATTGGAAATCACCCCAATGGGAAGGCTTTTCTCTTTGGTCTCCAGTTCGACTGCCCGGTCATTGAGTTTTCCTTCCCGCAATTGTTTGCGAAGCTTTTCTCGACTGTTTTCATTGGATTCGGATGGAGGAGGAGAAACAGATTCAGCACGTGATTCATCATAAATTCCAGGGGGATGACGCTGCGGGGGAGGGGGGAGGAGTAAATCCAAAACCTTTTCCTCCGCCAATTGTTTGGCTCGATCTGAAACCCGCTCCGCTTGTTCACCTTTCACCATATTTACTGCCAATTCGGTGACTTCTCGGATCATCGATTCCACATCCCGACCAACATAACCCACCTCGGTAAATTTTGATGCTTCCACCTTTAAAAATGGGGACTGAGCCAGTTTTGCAAGCCTTCGGGAAATTTCCGTTTTCCCCACTCCTGTGGGTCCAATCATAATAATATTTCTGGGCATCACCTCATCCCGAAGCTCTTCATTCAACTGTCTTCGGCGCCACCGGGTCCGCAAGGCAATGGCAACCATCCGTTTGGCCTGGGCTTGCCCGATGATATATTTATCAAGTTCAGCAACTATTTCCCGTGGGGTTAAAGTATTCATTACAATTCCTCTATGACAATTTCCCGATTGGTATAAATGCAAATATCACCGGCGATTCCCAGTGCTTCCTTCACAATTTCCCGGACGTCCAGGGAAGAATGTTGGATGAGGGCTTTGGCTGCCGCCAAAGCATAGGGGCCCCCCGATCCAATACTGACCAAACCTCCTTCAGGTTCCACCACGTCCCCCGTTCCGGACAAAATAAAAGCATGCTCCAAATTGGCAACGGCCAATAAAGCTTCAAGTCTTCTGAGAACCCGATCGGTCCTCCAATCCTTCGCCAATTCAACCGCGGCACGGGTCAGATTTCCCCGAAACTCCTCTAGCTTGGATTCGAACCGCTCAAACAGTGTAAAAGCGTCGGCGGTTCCTCCGGCAAAACCCGCCAAAACCTGGCCATTATACATCCTTCGCACTTTTCGCGCATTGTGCTTCATCACCGTGGTTCCCAAAGTTACTTGCCCATCTCCACCAATGGCTACTCGGCCGTTGCGGGTCACAATCAGAACAGTTGTTCCTCGAATGGTAAGGCCTTCTTTCATGATGATTTCGTCCCTCGGATCCGAGCTCGGCCCCTGGGATGGGTTTTATTATAAATCTCCATCAGTCGATCCATACTCACATGGGTATAACGCTGCGTGGTTCCAAGAGATTGATGCCCCAGCAATTCTTGAATCGACCGAAGATCCACACCGGCATCCAAGAGATGAGTGGCAAAAGAGTGGCGAAGCGTGTGAGGGGTTGCCCCACGGAATTCCTCGCCACTTCGAAAATAAATGGACATTCTATACCAAACCCCGCGGGCTGTCATCCTTTTTCCCCATTGGTTCAAAAATAAAGGCACTTTTTCCTTTTCGCCTGAAGGGTGTTTTTTCTTTTTTGGATGATGCAAATAATCTTCAATGGCTTTCAGTGCTTTGGAGCCGATAGGAACAATCCGTTCCTTGGACCCTTTTCCTCTGACCCTCACTAACCCTTCTTCCGGATCCAAATCCTGAATATTTAACCCGACCAATTCGCTGATTCGAATTCCCGTAGAATAAAAAGTCTCAAGAATGGCCCGATCCCGCATGGAGAGAACGTTTTGATTGGGGGGGGATTCCACCAAGGTTTTTGCTTGATTCATGGATAAAACCTTAGGGACCCTACTTTCTTGGCGTGGACTGGATACCACACGAGATGGATTGTGGGAGATTTTCCCTCTTCGAAAGAGAAACCCAAAAAAGGACCGGATGGAGGAGAGTTTTCTGGCAATTGAAGATCTCTTGATCCCTTGGGCGTAAAGAAAAGCTAAATATCCCCGAATAACCCATTGGTCCAGAGACCCAAGGAGAGGCCCTTTCTCACCGGAAGGAAATTGCTCCAAAACAAATCCCCGAAACTGGGATAGGTCCCCTTTATAGTTTCGAATGGTATGATCGGAGACGCGCCGCTCAAACCTCAAATAGTTCATAAAATCTTGTATTGCTCCGTCCATTCTGCTAGGTCCTCCAAGCTCCTTTCTACCATTTTTTTCCGACGCATTTCCCGATTGGGAATGGATTTTTTTAAGGGAGGAAAAAGACCAAAATGAGCGTTGGCGGGTTGAAAAGTCTCTGGAGCACTTTTGGTTACATACTGGATCAAGCTCCCCAAAGCAGTGGTTTCGGGTGGAACAACCAATCCCTGGTTTTGAATTTTTCGTCCCGCATTAATCCCTGCTAAAAGCCCCATCCCCGTCGATTCGATATAACCCTCCACCCCGATGATCTGTCCTGCAAAGAAAAGGTTTTCTGAACCCCGAAGCTGAAGGGTTTCTTTTAAAAACAAAGGTGAATTTAAAAAGGTATTTCGATGAAGGCTACCGAATCGAAAAAACTCCGCTTTTTCCAAACCTGGAATCAAGCGAAAAACTCTTTTCTGCTCTCCCCATTTTAACTTGGTCTGAAACCCCACCAGATTATAACACGTTCCTTGGTGGTTCTCCCGCCTCAGTTGAACCACAGCAAAAGGCCTTTTTCCAGAACGGGGATCCAACAAACCAACGGGTTTCATAGGTCCAAAAAGAAGGGTTTTTGACCCTCTTTCTGCTAGAACCTCAATAGGCATGCACCCTTCAAAATAAGGGATTTTTTCAAATTCTTTCTCGGGAACCTTCTCCGCTTCCATTAAAGCTTTATAAAAGCAATCATATTCTTCCTGAGTCATAGGACAATTGACGTAATCCGCGCTTCCCTTTCCATACCGGGAGGCCTGAAAAGTCACCTGACCATCAATGCTTTCCCCATCAACAATAGGAGAAATGGCATCGTAGAAATATAATCGATGAGACCCTATGGTTTTTTGAATCCACCGGGCTAAACCCTCACCGGTCAAAGGCCCGGTAGCAAGAACCGCCATTTTATCCTCCGGGGGGGTGCTCACCTCTTCCCGAAAAACTTTAATTCGGGGGTGTGAAAGAATTTTTTGGTTAATCCATTGAGAAAAAGCGGTACGGTCAACGGCAAGGGCTGAACCTGCGGGAATACGGGTTTCATCCGCTGCCCTCATAATCAGTGATCCCATCCTCCGGAGCTCTTCTTTGAGTAAACCGACCGCATGAAAGGGATCCGCGGAACGAAAGGAATTACTGCAAACCAATTCTGCCAAATCACCGGTTTTGTGTGCAGGTGTAGTCTGGACCGGCCGCATTTCATAAAGGTGCACAGAAATCCCACGTTCGGCTGCTTGAAAAGCGGCCTCGCACCCTGCCAGTCCTCCTCCAATGATGACCAACACTTGAGGTTCCATCACCGTCATAATTACCCTATTTACCCACAAAAAGGCAAGGGGCTAACCTATTTCCGGAGCCGTTATCGGTGTTTAAGAGAAAAGAACATTATTCTTGGAAGTGACAATCCTTATTGGGACAGGCGAGAGTTACATCCCCTCCTCTTTTTTTCTTCTCAATCAGAAAAGAACCACCGCATTGAGGACAGGGTTTGGGAATGGGTTTATACCAGCTGGCAAAATTACATTTTGGGTACTGGCTGCATCCAAAAAACATTCTTCCTTTTTTTGATCGCTTTTCAACCAGCTCACCCTTGCACCCCTCTTGAGGACAAGGGACTCCCAAACTCACCGATTTTGTAAAGCTACATTTTGGGTAGGTTGAGCAGGCTAAAAACCGGCCAAACCGTCCAATTTTTACTACCAGAGGACTTTGACATGTCTCACAAAACTCTCCGGTTTCCGGTTTCTCGACAACACGAATTTCACCGGAAGTTTCTTCCACAAATTCTTTGGTATTTTTGCAATCCGGGTACCCCGGACACGCTAAAAACCTCCCATTTCTTCCCCACTTGATCACCATTTTCCGATTGCATTTATCACAAACAACCTCTGTGGGAATTTCCTCGCGTTTCACATCCCGCATTTCTACTTCCGCTTTCAGGAGGCTTTTTCCAAAGGGGGCATAAAAATCTCGGACGGCACCCACCCAATCCTTCTCCCCTTCTTCAATCTCATCCAGTTCCTCCTCCATTTTCGCTGTAAATTCTACATTCAGGACCTCCGGAAAATGTTCAACCAAAAGTCCGTTTACCACAGTTCCTAATTCAGTGGGTTTCAGTCTCCCTTCCAACTTTTCAACATATTTCCTATCCTGGATGGTTGAAATGATGGCTGCATAGGTACTGGGACGGCCAATTCCTTTCTCTTCCAATTCACGGATCAGCATGGCTTCGGAAAAACGGGCAGGGGGTTGAGTAAAATGTTGTTTGGGAACCAATTCCAACAACTGAAGCGTTTCCCCTTCGGTTAAAGAAGGAAGGTTCAGCTCCTCTTCATCCTCTCCGTCTTCCCGTCTTTTATCCTCAGACATATCCCCTTCTTCCCGTCCCTCCATATAGGCCGAGGTAAAACCAGGAAAACGGGTCACAGAACCGGTAGCCCGGAAAATGGATGGGCCTGCGGAAATATCAACCCGGGTCATTTCCAATATGGCCGGAGCCATTTGACTGGCAACGAATCGGCTCCAAATTAACTTATATAGATTATATTGATCTTTGGCCAAAAAACCCTTAACGGTTTCAGGATCACGGGTTACGGTGGTTGGCCGAATGGCTTCGTGGGCTTCCTGGGCGGACTTCCTACTCTTATAAATGTTAGGATGTGGGGGCAAAAATTCGGAACCAAACCGTTCTTGAATAAAACTCCTTAAAGAGGATAACGCTTCATCCGAAACACGGGTAGAATCGGTCCTCATATAGGTAATCAAACCCACCGGGCCTTCGGCCCCCATTTCCACTCCCTCATAAAGCTGTTGAGCCATCATCATGGTTTTTTTGGGGGAAAAGCGAAGTTTCCGTGAGGCTTCCTGTTGAAGACTACTGGTAATAAACGGGGGAACGGGGTTACGCTTTTTTTCCTTCTTTTCAATTTTTTTAACAACAAAGGGTTGGCCGCGAAGTTGGGTAATATGTTGTTCTGCGGTTTCACCATTAGAGATTTCAATAGGATTACCATTGATCCTAAAAAGCTTGGCTTCAAAACGAGGGGGCGAGAGACCCTCCAGCTTCGCTGTAATTGACCAGTATTCTTCAGAAACAAAAGCCTGAATCGCACATTCTCGCTCACACACCAAACGAACAGCCACGGATTGAACCCGGCCAGCGCTTAAACCCCGGCGGACTTTTTCCCATAAAATGGGACTGATTTTATAACCCACGATGCGGTCCAACACCCGCCGGGCTTGTTGGGCATTGACTTTATTGAGGTTTACCTTCACAGGTGATTCTAAAGCTTTTTTAATTCCCCGTTCGGTAATTTCATTAAACAGAATTCGAAATACCTTTTCCTCCTGCCCATTAAGTTCTTCTGCAATATGCCAGGCAATGGCTTCTCCCTCGCGATCTGGATCGGGGGCCAGAAAAATCTTGTCTGCTTTACCCGCGGCTTCTTTGATTTCATTTAAAAACTTTCCTTTTCCACGGATGATGACATATTCAGGAAGGAAATCCCTTTCTAAATCCACCCCTAATTTTTTGACGGGAAGATCCTTCACATGTCCCATGGACGCTTTGATCACAAACTTCTTACCTAAATATTTATTGAGGGTTTTTGCTTTCGTTGGTGATTCAACAATAATTAAAGATTTACCCATTGCCCCCCCATTTTAATAAAAACCTTTGCCATATGAAAACGACTATGATTGATTCTACCACAAAATATTTTTTTTAAATGGATCGGGTATAAAACTGCCCGGCCATTTGTTGAATGGCACCTTTTAATTCCATACTCAGAAGAAGGCTGGAAACCTTTTGAGATGGAAAATGACTTTTTGAAGACAACTCATCTATATGTACAGGATCTACTCCCACCAAATCAAATAAAATACTCTCATCCACCGGTAAATCCTCCTGTTTAAAGTGGGATTTGATTGACTTTAGGGTGGATTTTCCAAAATGTTGTTTGGCCACTTTCCGGAACTGAGGAACAATTTCTTCCAAAATATCATCCATTCCCTGTACCAGCTTTGCACCACTTTTGATAAGATGATTGGTCCCTTCACTGGTTTTTACCCCAAGGTTCCCCGGAATGGCAAAAACCTCTCGTCCTTGCTCCAAGGACAATCGGGCGGTAATTAATGACCCGCTTTCAGCGGTCGCCTCAATCACCAGGGTCCCTAAAGAAACGCCACTGATAATACGATTTCGCTGCGGGAAGTTTTTAGCATCCGGTTCGGTTTCCAGGGAATATTCGGATAAAACCCCTCCTTGGTCCATGATTTTGGTCATCAGGTCCCGGTGTTCCGGAGGATAAACCCGGTTAACTCCACATCCTAAGACCGCCAAGGTCTCTCCCCCGGCGTGGAGAGCGGCCCGGTGTGCAAAACCGTCGATCCCTCTTGCCATCCCGCTGACCACTAAAAAACCTTCTTCTGTTAAGCACCGGCTAAAACGGTCGGTTGTGGAACGTCCATAGGCAGTGGCCCTTCGAGAACCCACAATGGCAATGGCCGGTTTTTCGGAATGAAGTTTTCCCCGTACATATAATAGGGAAGGGGGATCATGAATTTCCCGAAGTAACGACGGATATTCTGAATCTGTAAGACTTACCAACCCTATTCCTAACCGGTTGACTTCATCAACCTCCCGCTTAACGGTGTCCGTTACCCCACAGGAAAGAATGGCTCCAGCCAGCGATTCTCCAATCCCCTCCAAATCCATTAAATTTCTTATATCTGCACCCAATACTCCTTTAGGGGACCCAAAAACTTCTATTAATCTTTTGATTAATACCGGGCCAAGTCCTTGAACTGATTTTAGGGAAAGCCACATTTCCGTTTCATTTTGATTCATAATGGATTTGAATTTAACCCAACAAAAAATATCTTGGAGCGTCTTAAATTAAAATGACATTATACAACAGTACTCCGGCCAGTCAAGGAATCCTCAAAAATCTTTTTCTGGATGGGATCTTTTTGAATATAAAAAGAATAAAGAAAAGAGGGACTGATGAAATCGTACCACCGGGATTACCCAAAGAGAACGGAGGGAGAAGTAAGAGGTTTATCAAATTTTTTTTTACCGGGTATCGTTTTAAATTAAACCTTTTTAAAAAAGAGGTGAACTTTTTTAAAAAGGTTACCCGTCATGGAACCACGAGAAGGAAGGAGCCCTGGCTCTCTCTGGGATCCTTTCATTTGTTCCTTCCAACTAATGGGTACTCAGGTCATACTGTTCCAAATGAAGGTTGGAGTCGGCCTTAATAAAAATTTTTCGATTAAATTCCCTTTCCAAGTCTTCAATTCCCTCTCGTTCTTCCTCGTACAATAGATTGGCCACTGTTGGATGGACCCCAAGAATAATTTTCTTATCATGTTGAGACGGCCCAATTCTCCGTATTTCTCTAAAAATTTCATAACAAACAGTCATCGGAGATTTGGTATATCCTTTCCCGTCACAGTAAGGGCAAGGCCCACACAGAATCCTCAGCAGGTTCTCCCGAATCCGTTCACGAGACATCTGGATTAGGCCCAAATCCGAAATCCTTAAAATATTGGTGCGGGCTTTGTCTCGAGAGACCGCCTCTTGGAAGGCATGAAATACCTTATCCCGATTCCGTTCTTTTTCCATATCAATGAAATCGATAATTATAATCCCTCCTATGTTTCGAAGACGAAGCTGATAGGCAATTTCTTTTACCGAGTCTAAATTCGTTTTTAGGATGGTCTCTTCCAGATCCCTTTTTCCCACATACCGCCCAGTATTCACATCAATCACGGTCAAGGCCTCGGTATGATCAATTATTATGTACCCACCTGACTTTAACCAAACCTTTCTTCCCAACCCCCGAGATATCTCAATTTCAACTTCAAAGGCATCAAAAATTTGTTCTTCTTTTTCATAAAGCTCAACCCGCTCACTTAAACTGGGAATATACATATTCACAAAATCTTTTATTCTCTCGTACTCCACTTTTGAGTCAATTACCAGCCGGTCCACATCTCGGGTAAAAAGGTCTCGAACCGTCCGGAAAACCAAATCTAAATCGGTGTGGAGAAGTACCGGGGCACCTAACCTTTCTCTTTTTTTGTTTATATTGTGCCATAAAACATCCAGAAACTCTTTATCGGAAACAAATTCTTCCTCACTGACGCCATCACTCACCGTCCGAATGATATAACCGGTTCCCCCTTTCCGCATTTTCATAATCATGTCCCTTAAACGGGAGCGCTCTTCCTCTTTATTAATGCGCCTGGAAATTCCGACATGATTGACGGTTGGCATAAAAACCAGGTATCGCCCGGGTAAGGATACATACATCGTAACCCGTGGTCCTTTGGTTCCCATGGGTTCTTTGGTCACCTGAACCAATATTTCCTGTCCTTCTTTCAGGAGTTCCTCAATGGGTTTCCCTCCGGATTTTTTGACTTTGGTCACAATCCCATTAAATTCAACATTGTCATCTTCTCTGTATTCCTCACCTTCCCCTTCTGTGACCCGTAAGGTTTCTTCTTTTTGAAAAACCACATCCGCCACATATAAAAAAGCGGATTTTTCAGTGCCAATATCCACAAACGCCGCCTGCATGCCGGGCAGCACTTTCATAATCTTCCCTTTATATACATTTCCTACAATGCCGCGTTCTTTTTTTCGATCAATATAAAGTTCTGTAACCACACGGTTTTCCAAAAAGGCAACGCGGGTTTCCTCTTGCATTGCATTAATAATAATTTCTTTAGCCATTTTCTATACTCCTCTGAACAAAGCGGATTTTGGACCAACATTTTTTTAAAAAATGTGAACAAAATTTCTCTATCCTTTTTTGGTCAAAATACCGGCTTGTTCCTATTGAGATTGACACATTGAGATTTTTAATAAAAAAGTTGAAAACGTCTAATTTTTACACTTTGTAAAATTCCGAGGGCAGCCAACATGGTCACCATAGACGTCCCACCGTAGCTCATTAAGGGGAGGGGAACACCCACAACGGGCATCACTCCCAAGGTCATACCGATGTTGATCATAAAATAAAAGGACAACATCCCGACGACTCCATAAGACAGTAAAACTCCCAAACTATCTTTTGCTTTAGCTGCGATTTCTATTCCCATCACAATTAAAACAAAATAAAGACTAAACAATAAAAAAACACCAATAAAACCCCATTCCTCTGCAAAAACAGAAAAAATAAAATCCGTATGGCCTTCCGGAAGAAATTTAAGTTGGCTCTGGGTGCCTGATAAATAGCCCTTTCCCAAAATACCACCGGACCCAATGGCAATCTTAGATTGAATAATATGATACCCCGCCCCCATGGGGTCCGCCGAGGGATCAATAAACGTTAGGAGGCGTTCTCTTTGGTATTCTTTTAGGAAAGACCAAAAGAAGTGCCATAAAAAAGGAAGTGACATAAAAAACAAAATGGAACCAAAAACCAAGTTTTTAGACCGAAATCCCACTAAGCCCACCAATAATAAAAAAATAAAGGTTACCGTTAAGGCCGTCCCAAGATCAGGCTGCCTTAAAATGAGGACTGTCGGAATAGCCAAAAGAACACCCGGAAAAAATAATTGTGAAAATCTCAACCCTCCGGTTTGTTTGTTTTCAGAAAAATATTTGGCCATCACCAAAAGCATGGTTAATTTTGCAAACTCGGAGGGTTGAAAAGAAAAAGGACCCAGGGAAAGCCAACGTTGAGCCCCTTGACCTACCCGGCCAACAAATAAGACCATTATCAATAATAAAAGCGTAATCCCATAAAACCCAAAGGCATACCGAACCAGCATATGGTAGTCTAAAAATGAAACACTGAAATAAATCCCTAATCCTAAAATGACCCAATAGATTTGCTTCACAAAAACGGTGCTGCGGGAAACATCGGAGTGCCGGGTTACACTATATAAGGTCAGCAGACCAATTCCCAGAATTCCGAGAATCACCCCTAAAAGTCGCCAATCAAAGTTGGTGATTAACCGTCGATCGATCATAAGCTAAATAAGTCTCAATAATTTCTTTTGCAATGGGCGCAGCAACCGAGCCCCCATGGCCCGAATTTTCAACCAAAACCACCACCGCTATCTTAGGGTCAGAAGCCGGGGCAAAAGCCCCAAACCAGGCATGGTCCAAAAACTCCTTTGGTATCGGTTCCGTTGGTGCTCTTGGGCGTGTTCCGATGACTTGTGCTGTCCCAGTTTTCCCGGCAATTTCAACAATAGAGGATCTGGAGGAACGGGCCGTCCCTTCAGGATCGGACACCACCCCTTTTAGGGCCTCCCTCAAAACAGCAAAGGTTCTGGGATTTAAATCAACACGCCGTGAAGGCATAGGCAAAGGCTCTTCCACCTGGCGGGTCTGCTTTTCCAATACACCTTTAAAAATTTTGGGTTGAAAAAGGGTCCCACCGTTTGCCACCACACTGATCATATTCACCAACTGTAAGGGAGTTACGGACACATAACCCTGACCGATGGCAACGGATAACGTTTCTCCGGGATACCAGGGTTCCCCGCGAACTCTTTTTTTCCACTCAATCGTGGGAATTAACCCTTTTTTCTCCGATTCCAATTCAATGCCCGTGGGTTCCCCCAACCCAAAAAGTCGCGAATATTTTGCAATCATATCGACCCCAAGCTGATATCCCACATTATAAAAAAACACATCGCAGGATTGGACAATGGCTTGATGTAAATTCATGGGTCCATGGCCCCCCCTTTTCCAGTCCCTGAACACCCTTCCCCCAAATGGCATATACCCTTTGCAATCCACCTGAAAACCGGAATCAAACTGTTTGCTTTCCAACATGGCACTGGAAACCACGATTTTAAAGACCGAACCTGGGGGATATTGGCCTTGAATCACCCGGTTATTAAGAGGCCGTTGTGGATCGGTTGAAATGATCTCCCAAACCTCTGGTCGGATTCCCGCTGAAAGAAGGTTGGGATCAAAAGGG
It includes:
- the mrdA gene encoding penicillin-binding protein 2 — translated: MKGPQSVQDEVREFQRKGPPYLFLITILLLALLLRSWYLQVIQGEHFSELSENNRMRVVVLKPPRGLIFDRNGNLLANNVASFNLNLVLEDVEDTHAIGKRLNQLIGLSIEEFNEKALEPSGHLPYMPVTLRKGLSLREVSIIEGHQLGLPGVEIHVEPRRHYLYGTLAAHLLGYVSEVSSNQLGEETFKGLLPGTVVGQYGVEKTFDSLIRGKRGKKVIEVNALGHEQQVVRVSAPHSGQDIYLTVDLELQQKAEKILGGRSGAIVAMDPRNGEILSMVSHPPFDPNLLSAGIRPEVWEIISTDPQRPLNNRVIQGQYPPGSVFKIVVSSAMLESKQFDSGFQVDCKGYMPFGGRVFRDWKRGGHGPMNLHQAIVQSCDVFFYNVGYQLGVDMIAKYSRLFGLGEPTGIELESEKKGLIPTIEWKKRVRGEPWYPGETLSVAIGQGYVSVTPLQLVNMISVVANGGTLFQPKIFKGVLEKQTRQVEEPLPMPSRRVDLNPRTFAVLREALKGVVSDPEGTARSSRSSIVEIAGKTGTAQVIGTRPRAPTEPIPKEFLDHAWFGAFAPASDPKIAVVVLVENSGHGGSVAAPIAKEIIETYLAYDRSTVNHQL